A window of the Brassica napus cultivar Da-Ae chromosome C5, Da-Ae, whole genome shotgun sequence genome harbors these coding sequences:
- the LOC106400551 gene encoding F-box protein SKIP16, with protein sequence MSLEDAEDLVLHIILSKVGPENTARVACVSKRLQVSASEESLWSIFCSLDLNISTPLHPHGDSAPSFKRAYQSWRESFVMYPWSLVKRVKHCWDSLKLWLSLNFPEAEATLRKGVTEDDLEELETALNVQLPLTTRLLYRFVDGQELSSSSSSGVVDGGSLGLLGGYSSYWHKVNVYLLPLKEVVRETIDVMAGDHNTISKNIVVVAVSAAPSSKKMFFLDCTNGQLYTENTSSHQMLPCVPESLVCINGDQQQDAMLLWLEEHGRRLQTGAIKVREQDNIKSISLFPEIPPLCSISVSNGVQVRASSVFMPEVSDHLDKPPVYSYACSIRMSLMPNFNRRHHSSWQMYSRHWVVRAYNAVIGDVDGELVLVQNPLLQAKEEEFVYRCISQFPTSNLSVEGSFTFVPGSLQDPKGPQFEVNVAEFPVKLPDYIF encoded by the exons ATGAGTCTAGAGGATGCTGAAGATTTGGTTCTCCACATAATATTATCCAAAGTCGGTCCAGAGAACACAGCGAGAGTTGCTTGTGTCAGCAAACGCCTTCAAGTTTCCGCCTCCGAGGAATCTCTCTGGTCCATCTTCTGTTCCCTTGACCTCAACATCTCTACTCCTCTACATCCTCATGGAGATTCTGCTCCTTCCTTCAAG AGGGCATATCAGTCATGGAGGGAGTCTTTTGTAATGTATCCTTGGAGTCTCGTTAAACGCGTTAAACATTGTTGGGACAGTCTCAAACTATGGTTAAGCTTAAACTTCCCTGAAGCAGAGGCTACACTGAGAAAAGGTGTCACGGAGGATGATCTTGAAGAATTGGAGACTGCACTCAACGTCCAACTTCCTCTCACCACAAGGCTTCTCTACCGTTTCGTCGATGGCCAAGAACTTTCTTCCTCCTCATCCAGTGGTGTTGTTGATGGGGGGTCTCTAGGGCTTCTTGGTGGCTATTCTTCTTATTGGCATAAAGTTAATGTCTACTTGCTACCTCTTAAGGAAGTGGTAAGGGAGACAATTGATGTCATGGCCGGCGATCATAATACTATATCCAAGAACATTGTCGTTGTGGCTGTATCAGCAGCGCCTAGTTCGAAGAAGATGTTTTTCCTTGATTGCACAAACGGACAGCTTTATACTGAAAACACAAGTTCTCACCAAATGCTTCCTTGTGTTCCCGAGTCTTTGGTTTGTATCAACGGCGATCAGCAACAGGACGCCATGCTGCTTTGGTTAGAAGAACATGGCAGGAGGTTACAAACTGGTGCTATCAAAGTCCGTGAACAGGATAACATTAAAAGTATCAGTTTGTTCCCTGAGATTCCTCCGTTGTGTTCTATCTCTGTATCTAATGGTGTGCAg GTGCGTGCGTCTTCTGTATTTATGCCTGAAGTATCTGATCATCTGGATAAGCCACCGGTATACTCGTATGCATGTTCCATCCGGATGTCTCTCATGCCCAACTTTAACAGGAGACACCATAGCTCTTGGCAAATGTATTCGAGACATTGGGTTGTCCGAGCTTATAATGCGGTAATAGGTGATGTTGATGGAGAACTTGTGCTAGTTCAG AATCCGCTCTTACAAGCCAAGGAAGAAGAGTTTGTCTATAGGTGTATTTCCCAATTTCCAACAAGTAATTTATCCGTTGAGGGATCTTTCACCTTTGTGCCTGGAAG TTTGCAAGATCCGAAAGGACCTCAATTCGAAGTCAACGTCGCAGAGTTTCCTGTGAAGCTACCAGACTACATCTTCTAA
- the LOC106399393 gene encoding delta-9 desaturase-like 1 protein: MGGTKEDGSGSSRKAMRKEKRAFFFRKWTSVDVMRASSVMAVHLSCVLAPFNYKWEALLFGFLLAAVTNLSITFSYHRNLTHKSFKLPKWLEYPFAYSALFALQGHPIDWVSTHRFHHQFTDSDRDPHSPIEGFWFSHVLWIFDTSYLREKCGARNNVMDLKQQWFYRFLQKTVGLHVMAFWTLVYIWGGLPYLTCGVGVGGAIGYHGTWLINSACHILGSRAWNTKDTSRNIWWLAPVTMGESWHNNHHAFEASARHGLEWYQLDITWYLIRFFQALGLATDVKLPSEAQKHKMAF; this comes from the exons ATGGGTGGCACCAAGGAGGATGGCTCTGGCTCTAGCCGAAAAGCAATGCGTAAGGAAAAAAGagcatttttttttagaaaatggaCAAGCGTCGATGTAATGAGAGCTTCAAGTGTTATGGCCGTTCATTTGTCGTGTGTCTTGGCTCCTTTTAACTACAAATGGGAAGCTCTCCTGTTCGGTTTTCTTCTCGCTGCAGTGACTAACCTCAGCATTACGTTCTCGTACCATAGAAACTTGACTCACAAGAGCTTTAAGCTACCTAAATGGCTTGAATATCCTTTTGCTTATTCTGCACTTTTTGCCCTTCAG GGTCATCCAATAGATTGGGTGAGCACACATAGGTTCCATCACCAGTTCACAGATTCTGACCGTGACCCACATAGCCCTATCGAAGGATTTTGGTTCAGTCATGTCCTGTGGATATTCGACACAAGTTACCTCAGAGAAAAG TGTGGAGCACGTAACAACGTGATGGACTTGAAACAGCAATGGTTCTACAGGTTTCTACAAAAAACAGTTGGTCTCCACGTCATGGCGTTTTGGACCCTCGTCTATATATGGGGTGGTCTACCTTACCTAACTTGCGGCGTG GGTGTCGGAGGAGCAATCGGTTACCACGGGACGTGGCTCATAAACTCAGCATGTCATATTTTGGGCTCGAGAGCTTGGAACACCAAGGACACATCTCGTAACATTTG GTGGCTAGCACCAGTGACGATGGGAGAAAGCTGGCACAACAACCACCATGCCTTTGAGGCCTCGGCTAGGCACGGACTGGAATGGTATCAGTTAGACATAACTTGGTACCTTATTCGGTTCTTTCAGGCTCTCGGCTTAGCCACCGATGTTAAATTGCCTTCAGAAGCTCAGAAACACAAGATGGCTTTTTAA